Proteins encoded together in one Quercus lobata isolate SW786 chromosome 3, ValleyOak3.0 Primary Assembly, whole genome shotgun sequence window:
- the LOC115982194 gene encoding probable xyloglucan endotransglucosylase/hydrolase protein 23 translates to MASMASSSAPLILLVLLLGSMMVASAANLNQDFDITWGDGRANIINNGELLTLSLDKTSGSGFQSKNEYLFGKIDMQLKLVPGNSAGTVTAYYLSSKGSTWDEIDFEFLGNLSADPYILHTNVFSQGKGNREQQFYLWFDPTADFHTYSILWNPQRIIFSVDGTPIREFKNLESNGVPFPKNQPMRIYSSLWNADDWATRGGLVKTDWTQAPFTASYRNFNANACVWTSGASSCGSNSPSATSSNNAWLSQELDSASQQRLQWAQKNYMIYNYCTDTKRFPQGLPTECTTS, encoded by the exons ATGGCTTCTATGGCTTCTTCAAGTGCTCCATTGATCCTTCTAGTGCTTCTTCTTGGGTCAATGATGGTTGCCTCAGCTGCTAACTTGAACCAAGATTTTGACATTACATGGGGAGATGGCCGTGCTAATATAATCAACAATGGTGAGCTCCTTACTCTCTCACTAGACAAAACTTCTGGCTCAGGATTCCAGTCCAAGAATGAATATCTATTTGGAAAGATTGATATGCAGCTCAAGCTTGTCCCTGGAAACTCTGCTGGCACTGTCACTGCCTATTAT TTGTCCTCGAAAGGATCAacatgggatgagatagacttTGAATTCTTGGGGAATCTGAGTGCTGATCCTTATATACTTCACACTAATGTGTTCAGCCAAGGCAAGGGCAACAGAGAGCAGCAATTCTATCTATGGTTTGACCCAACTGCAGATTTTCACACTTATTCCATACTTTGGAATCCCCAACGCATTAT TTTCTCTGTGGATGGCACTCCTATTAGAGAGTTCAAGAACTTGGAGTCAAATGGTGTTCCATTCCCAAAGAATCAACCAATGAGGATATACTCTAGCCTCTGGAATGCTGATGATTGGGCCACAAGGGGTGGACTTGTCAAGACTGATTGGACACAAGCTCCTTTCACTGCTTCCTATAGAAACTTCAACGCAAATGCTTGTGTTTGGACCTCTGGGGCATCCTCCTGCGGTTCAAACTCTCCCTCTGCTACTTCTAGCAATAATGCTTGGCTCTCACAAGAGTTGGATTCAGCTAGTCAGCAGAGATTGCAATGGGCGCAGAAGAACTATATGATATACAACTATTGCACAGACACAAAGAGGTTTCCCCAAGGCCTTCCTACAGAATGTACCACATCCTAG
- the LOC115982192 gene encoding xyloglucan endotransglucosylase/hydrolase protein 22-like: MASSSTSSCVKLMLLMPILVSSLIVATVGNLNQDFDITWGDGRANILNNGELLTLKLDKASGSGFQSKNEYLFGKIYMQLKLVPGNSAGTVTAYYLSSNGSTWDEIDFEFLGNLSGDPYILHTNVFSQGKGNREQQFYLWFDPTADFHTYSILWNPQRIIYSVDGTPIREFKNSESIGVPFPKNQPMRIYSSLWNADDWATRGGLVKTDWSQAPFTASYRNFKADACTWSSGASSCSSTTPSPSSKRSSWLSQELDSASQERLKWVQKNYMIYNYCSDTKRFPQGLPPECSA, encoded by the exons ATGGCTTCTTCTTCCACTTCTTCTTGTGTTAAATTGATGCTTCTTATGCCTATTCTTGTTAGCTCTTTGATAGTTGCTACTGTTGGCAACTTGAACCAAGACTTTGACATCACATGGGGAGATGGACGGGCTAACATACTCAACAATGGTGAGCTTCTTACTCTCAAACTTGACAAAGCCTCTGGCTCAGGATTCCAATCCAAGAATGAGTACCTCTTTGGAAAGATATATATGCAGCTCAAGCTAGTTCCTGGAAACTCTGCGGGCACTGTTACTGCCTACTAT TTATCTTCTAATGGATCAACATGGGATGAGATCGACTTTGAGTTCTTGGGAAATCTTAGCGGTGATCCTTACATCCTTCACACTAATGTCTTCAGCCAAGGCAAAGGCAACAGAGAGCAACAGTTCTATCTCTGGTTTGACCCAACTGCAGATTTTCATACCTATTCTATCCTTTGGAATCCTCAGCGCATTAT ATACTCTGTGGATGGCACTCCCATTAGAGAGTTCAAGAACTCAGAGTCAATTGGGGTTCCATTTCCAAAGAACCAGCCAATGAGGATATACTCTAGCCTCTGGAATGCTGATGATTGGGCAACAAGAGGTGGACTTGTCAAGACAGACTGGAGCCAAGCACCCTTTACTGCTTCATACAGAAACTTCAAAGCTGATGCTTGCACATGGTCTTCTGGAGCATCTTCTTGTAGTTCAACTACTCCTTCACCTTCCTCCAAAAGAAGTTCATGGCTTTCACAAGAGCTCGACAGTGCAAGTCAAGAGAGGCTAAAATGGGTGCAGAAGAACTACATGATATATAATTACTGCTCAGACACTAAGAGGTTTCCCCAGGGCCTCCCTCCTGAATGCAGCGCTTGA